The Sulfurovum riftiae genome has a window encoding:
- a CDS encoding Rad52/Rad22 family DNA repair protein, with translation MFVDKQIQVLKHDIEPSRIKSRTKGNINLAYLEGFDLIDTANKIFGHGNWSYSISSLEQVSQETNSNQNVVICYKAVLKLSVYSLDHSKHILKEDVGFGTGIAKTLADAHEGAAKEAVTDALKRSMRSFGNQFGNSLYDKSRNHQVKPQLQSSPSPSQPQVQQQPPQAQYEFSSLYNLGLQVLEQGNNLIVVGEDIFNKKDSIKACGFRWDASRKVWYLPKQNREAA, from the coding sequence ATGTTCGTAGATAAACAGATACAGGTTCTAAAACATGATATAGAACCAAGCCGGATCAAAAGTCGTACCAAGGGAAATATCAATCTTGCCTATCTTGAGGGATTTGACCTGATCGATACGGCAAACAAAATCTTTGGTCATGGGAACTGGTCTTACAGTATCAGTAGCCTGGAACAGGTATCCCAGGAGACAAACAGCAATCAGAATGTAGTTATCTGTTACAAAGCCGTTCTCAAGCTCTCTGTCTACAGCCTTGACCATTCCAAACATATTTTAAAAGAAGATGTAGGGTTTGGTACAGGTATCGCCAAAACGTTAGCAGATGCACATGAAGGCGCTGCAAAAGAAGCGGTAACCGATGCTCTGAAAAGATCGATGCGCAGTTTTGGAAATCAATTTGGAAACAGCCTGTACGACAAAAGCCGTAACCATCAGGTGAAGCCACAGTTGCAAAGCAGTCCATCTCCATCTCAACCTCAAGTGCAGCAGCAGCCACCACAAGCACAGTATGAGTTCAGCTCTCTGTATAACTTGGGATTACAGGTACTTGAACAAGGCAATAATCTAATCGTTGTGGGTGAAGATATCTTCAATAAAAAAGACAGCATCAAAGCCTGTGGATTCAGGTGGGATGCCTCCCGCAAGGTATGGTACCTGCCAAAGCAAAACCGGGAGGCCGCGTGA
- the thrS gene encoding threonine--tRNA ligase translates to MSENLIGYIDDQGNIIDTQSAGENCAATPIEFDNSEKSLEIIRHSTAHLMAQAIKELYPDAQFFVGPVVDEGFYYDFRVNEKIGEEDLKTIEKKMKELIKKKYKIEKYEISKEEALKKFANDDLKQAVLSRIPDETVSIYRQGEFEDLCRGPHVPALRFLHNFKLTRVAGAYLGGDENAEMLTRIYGIAFADKESLKAYLTMMEEAKKRDHRKIGTEMELFMFNEESGAGLPFWMPKGAKLRHKLEQILHKAHLTRGYEPVRGPEILKADMWRTSGHYACYGENMYLTEIDGQEYGIKPMNCIGHIQIFKQTQKSYRDLPLKYYEYGVVHRHEKSGVLHGLLRVREFTQDDAHIFCAPEQIASEVLEVVEFVDSVMKLFGFDYTMEISTKPEKAIGEDDVWEMATQGLKDALKGNDLPYTIDEGGGAFYGPKIDIKITDAIGRKWQCGTIQVDFNLPERFEVEYVAEDNSRKQPVMIHRAILGSFERFIGILTEHYAGEFPFFLAPTQVIFVPISENHAGYAYGLKKKLMLEGIDSEVFDKNDSLNKRIRTAEKQRVPYVVIIGDEEVKDHSVAIRNRRTREQYNLTQDEFMVELTKQLQEGKI, encoded by the coding sequence GTGAGTGAAAATCTAATTGGTTATATTGACGACCAGGGCAACATCATAGACACACAGAGCGCGGGAGAGAACTGCGCGGCTACACCGATAGAGTTCGACAACTCCGAGAAATCACTGGAGATCATCAGGCACTCTACTGCGCACCTTATGGCGCAGGCGATCAAAGAGCTCTATCCTGATGCACAGTTTTTCGTCGGTCCTGTGGTCGATGAGGGATTCTATTACGACTTCAGAGTGAATGAGAAGATCGGTGAAGAGGATCTTAAAACGATCGAAAAAAAGATGAAGGAACTCATCAAGAAGAAGTACAAGATCGAGAAATATGAGATCAGCAAAGAGGAAGCGCTGAAGAAATTCGCCAATGACGACCTCAAGCAGGCGGTACTCTCCCGTATTCCGGATGAAACCGTCTCTATCTACAGGCAGGGTGAATTCGAGGACCTATGCCGGGGGCCACACGTACCGGCACTCAGATTCCTGCACAACTTCAAGCTGACCAGAGTGGCGGGAGCCTACCTCGGCGGCGACGAGAATGCCGAGATGCTTACACGTATCTACGGTATCGCGTTTGCGGACAAAGAATCACTCAAAGCCTACCTGACGATGATGGAAGAGGCAAAGAAACGTGACCACAGAAAGATCGGTACCGAGATGGAGCTCTTCATGTTCAACGAAGAGTCCGGTGCCGGCCTGCCATTCTGGATGCCAAAAGGGGCGAAGCTGCGTCACAAACTCGAGCAGATCCTCCACAAGGCACACCTGACAAGAGGGTATGAGCCGGTACGCGGTCCGGAGATCCTCAAGGCGGATATGTGGAGAACATCAGGCCACTACGCCTGTTATGGTGAAAATATGTACCTTACCGAGATCGACGGTCAGGAGTACGGTATCAAGCCGATGAACTGTATCGGGCACATTCAGATCTTCAAGCAGACACAGAAGAGCTACCGTGACCTTCCGCTGAAGTATTACGAGTATGGTGTGGTGCACAGACATGAGAAGTCCGGGGTCCTTCACGGACTCCTGAGGGTAAGAGAGTTCACCCAGGATGATGCCCATATATTCTGTGCCCCGGAGCAGATCGCTTCGGAAGTACTTGAAGTCGTGGAGTTCGTCGATTCGGTCATGAAACTCTTCGGATTCGACTACACGATGGAGATCTCTACCAAGCCGGAAAAGGCCATCGGTGAAGACGATGTCTGGGAGATGGCGACACAAGGGCTCAAAGATGCACTGAAGGGCAATGACCTTCCCTACACCATCGATGAGGGCGGCGGAGCCTTCTACGGCCCGAAGATCGACATCAAGATCACTGATGCCATCGGCAGAAAATGGCAGTGCGGGACCATCCAGGTCGATTTCAACCTGCCTGAGCGTTTCGAAGTGGAGTATGTCGCGGAGGACAACAGCCGTAAACAGCCCGTAATGATCCACCGTGCCATCCTCGGTTCGTTCGAACGTTTCATCGGTATCCTTACGGAACACTATGCCGGTGAGTTCCCTTTCTTCCTGGCACCGACACAGGTGATCTTCGTCCCGATCTCCGAAAATCATGCAGGGTATGCCTACGGCCTTAAGAAAAAGCTGATGCTCGAAGGGATCGATTCGGAGGTCTTTGACAAGAACGATTCTTTGAACAAGCGTATCAGAACGGCGGAAAAGCAGCGTGTACCGTATGTCGTCATCATCGGGGATGAAGAGGTCAAGGACCATTCCGTTGCCATCAGGAACCGAAGAACCCGTGAGCAGTATAATCTTACACAAGACGAATTTATGGTAGAATTAACCAAACAACTTCAAGAAGGAAAAATTTGA
- a CDS encoding tetratricopeptide repeat protein, whose product MRFLWIVLLAAGLCAGEFDEAVAEYNQGNYIKALDAFYVLAKEGHPKAQFNVGLIYANGKGVNKDRYQAMVWYRKAAEQGNTAAQYNLAKLIAQRPDKEDPRALEQIKYWYEKAAEGGRKEAINDLALLYLEGKGVKKNKLKAFELFKKAAEMGDSAAQLNVALMYAWGEGLPNDKIKAYKNLKKALSQGRTEASAYLERLCKESSWACQGN is encoded by the coding sequence ATGAGATTTTTATGGATCGTACTGCTTGCTGCCGGACTTTGTGCAGGTGAATTCGACGAAGCCGTAGCGGAGTATAACCAGGGGAACTACATCAAGGCATTGGATGCCTTTTATGTCCTGGCGAAAGAGGGACACCCCAAAGCGCAGTTCAATGTCGGACTGATCTATGCCAACGGCAAAGGGGTCAACAAGGACAGGTATCAGGCGATGGTGTGGTACAGGAAAGCTGCGGAGCAGGGAAATACCGCTGCACAGTACAACCTGGCAAAACTCATTGCGCAGCGGCCGGACAAAGAGGACCCCCGTGCTTTGGAACAGATCAAGTACTGGTATGAAAAGGCTGCGGAGGGCGGCCGGAAAGAGGCCATCAACGATCTTGCCCTGCTCTATCTGGAGGGCAAAGGTGTAAAGAAGAACAAGCTCAAAGCCTTTGAACTTTTCAAAAAAGCCGCAGAAATGGGAGACAGTGCCGCGCAGCTGAACGTAGCGCTGATGTATGCCTGGGGAGAGGGATTGCCCAATGACAAGATCAAAGCCTACAAGAATCTCAAAAAGGCACTTTCGCAGGGGAGAACGGAAGCATCAGCCTATCTGGAACGGCTTTGCAAAGAGAGCAGCTGGGCCTGTCAAGGCAATTAA
- a CDS encoding DUF932 domain-containing protein, which yields MSVLHPLTDNELYDEAPSLFTEEPHYEVSDKYHFIPTIEVINEIKQHNWYPVKVQEATVRDLDKEGYQRHLVRFRHFDDLLNPPQNAVELLLFNSHDRTTAFSISAGIYRFVYANGLVIANSVFESYKIKHIGERDNDVLSAINNITSFKPQLQEKINTFESIQLSAGEKEAFAKASVPLRFENHLQVDINDLLVPHRMEDEHNDLYTIMNVIQENLIRGNVSGYNKETGRRFTSKEITSIGKDVEVNQGLWDIAERISAIKQPYLARAA from the coding sequence ATGTCCGTACTACACCCACTTACAGACAATGAGCTTTATGATGAAGCTCCAAGCCTTTTTACAGAGGAGCCTCACTATGAGGTCAGCGACAAATATCACTTCATTCCCACGATCGAAGTGATTAACGAAATCAAACAGCACAACTGGTATCCAGTCAAGGTTCAGGAGGCGACTGTCAGAGATTTGGATAAAGAAGGCTACCAGCGACACCTCGTTCGGTTCCGACACTTTGATGACCTGCTCAATCCTCCTCAGAATGCTGTAGAACTGCTTTTGTTCAACAGCCACGACAGAACGACTGCTTTCAGCATTTCAGCTGGCATATACCGCTTTGTGTATGCCAATGGGCTTGTCATTGCCAACTCTGTCTTCGAGAGCTACAAGATCAAGCACATTGGCGAACGGGACAATGATGTCTTATCGGCCATCAACAATATTACTTCCTTTAAACCGCAACTCCAGGAGAAGATTAACACCTTTGAATCTATCCAGCTCAGTGCTGGAGAGAAAGAAGCCTTTGCCAAAGCATCCGTTCCATTGAGATTTGAAAATCACCTACAGGTCGATATCAACGATCTTTTGGTTCCGCACCGCATGGAAGATGAACACAATGACCTCTATACCATTATGAATGTCATTCAGGAGAATCTTATTCGTGGCAATGTTTCAGGCTACAACAAAGAGACCGGAAGACGCTTCACCTCCAAAGAGATCACAAGTATCGGGAAGGATGTGGAGGTCAACCAGGGACTTTGGGATATCGCGGAACGCATTTCGGCCATCAAACAGCCTTATCTGGCACGGGCGGCATAA
- a CDS encoding GGDEF domain-containing protein produces MSENYIEYQEERIYSISRVTILLLLTFLSFLISVDYVPNIQLVQLVLGGLMIIALLYHAFITYRPDDFIKLRRNILILFDFIILTFTINTLGENGIYLMPLYALIVMQGSVSYGLQYYISGGLFAIAGFIYLATSSSYWQAHYDVITAFGITTVLIPLFYIKTLIRLDRELEEVEEKIAVIDEVGDNISIPVVGVEERDAYKDEIKKLIRKKEPFTLLFISLQQIFEGKEDDHIADMVLQEVVDEINKVVDEDDLFARLSGNEFAIVSRKQRVFLRKYLQKLETAIISTHRVNDRSIRIEPNIGITLYPEDGQDEMILGKNADEAMHVAKEKQNVHYMFYRALTS; encoded by the coding sequence ATGTCCGAAAACTATATTGAGTACCAAGAGGAACGTATCTACAGTATCAGCAGGGTCACGATTCTTCTTCTTTTGACCTTTCTCAGTTTCTTGATCAGTGTGGACTATGTCCCGAATATCCAACTTGTACAGCTTGTACTCGGAGGGTTGATGATCATCGCACTGCTTTATCATGCTTTTATCACCTACAGACCGGATGACTTTATCAAGCTTCGCAGGAACATACTCATTCTCTTTGACTTCATTATTCTTACCTTTACCATCAATACCCTGGGAGAGAACGGTATCTATCTGATGCCTCTTTATGCGCTTATCGTCATGCAGGGAAGTGTGAGCTACGGTCTGCAGTATTATATCAGCGGGGGACTGTTCGCCATAGCCGGTTTCATCTACCTGGCCACATCATCGTCCTATTGGCAGGCGCATTACGATGTCATCACTGCATTTGGGATCACGACGGTCCTTATCCCGCTGTTCTATATCAAGACACTGATCCGACTTGACAGGGAGCTTGAAGAGGTGGAAGAGAAGATCGCCGTTATCGATGAGGTCGGTGACAATATCTCCATTCCGGTCGTAGGTGTGGAAGAGAGAGATGCCTATAAAGATGAGATCAAGAAGCTGATCAGGAAAAAAGAGCCTTTCACGTTGCTCTTCATCTCTCTTCAGCAGATCTTCGAAGGCAAAGAGGATGACCATATCGCCGATATGGTACTGCAGGAGGTGGTTGACGAGATCAACAAGGTCGTAGATGAAGATGATCTCTTCGCCAGACTGAGCGGGAACGAATTTGCCATTGTCAGCAGAAAACAGAGGGTCTTCCTGCGAAAATATCTTCAAAAGCTTGAAACGGCCATCATCTCCACGCACAGGGTCAATGACAGAAGCATCCGCATCGAACCGAATATCGGTATCACGCTCTATCCTGAGGATGGGCAGGACGAAATGATCCTCGGCAAGAATGCCGATGAAGCGATGCACGTGGCAAAAGAGAAACAGAATGTCCACTATATGTTCTATCGCGCGCTTACAAGCTAA
- the coaE gene encoding dephospho-CoA kinase (Dephospho-CoA kinase (CoaE) performs the final step in coenzyme A biosynthesis.): MPTEEEPFKYAIALTGGIATGKSTVSKLFEKEGFSVIDADTIAHQVLNDASAEVAGLFGSEVLHENGVDRKALGAIVFNDAEKRKALESLLHPLIYREILRLSRIEDAKKKPYLIDIPLFFETARYNTYKVIVVYATQPQQIERGMQRDRLPREEIQRRISAQMDIEEKRGKATYLIDNSGDETQLHQESLRVIDEIKKDFS; the protein is encoded by the coding sequence GTGCCAACAGAAGAAGAACCTTTCAAATATGCCATTGCTTTGACCGGCGGCATCGCAACAGGCAAAAGTACGGTTTCAAAACTCTTTGAAAAAGAAGGGTTTAGCGTTATCGATGCCGACACCATTGCGCATCAGGTCCTCAATGACGCTTCTGCCGAAGTCGCCGGACTTTTTGGCAGTGAGGTACTGCATGAGAACGGAGTGGACAGAAAAGCATTGGGCGCCATTGTATTTAACGATGCCGAGAAACGAAAAGCCCTTGAATCACTGCTTCATCCCCTGATCTACAGGGAGATTCTGCGGCTTTCCAGGATCGAGGATGCAAAAAAGAAGCCGTATCTCATCGATATACCTCTTTTCTTTGAGACAGCTCGGTATAATACCTACAAGGTCATTGTCGTCTATGCCACACAGCCGCAGCAGATCGAACGAGGGATGCAGAGAGACCGGCTTCCCAGAGAAGAGATCCAGCGCCGAATCTCGGCGCAGATGGACATAGAAGAGAAGCGGGGGAAAGCGACCTATCTTATAGACAACAGTGGAGATGAAACGCAGCTGCATCAGGAGAGTCTGCGTGTCATCGATGAGATAAAAAAGGATTTTTCATGA
- the ilvD gene encoding dihydroxy-acid dehydratase: MRSDEIKQGYSRAPHRSLLRATGVKDEDFDKPFIGVANSFIEIIPGHFFLNKVAEIIKEEIRANGCVPFEFNTIGVDDGIAMGHDGMLYSLPSREIIANSIETVMNAHKLDAMIAIPNCDKIVPGMIMGALRVDVPAVFVSGGPMAAGHLEDGTPIDLATVFEGVGEFEAGEITEEKLTEIECNACPSGGSCSGMFTANSMNTLMEAMGIALPGNGTILALTPERTELYKKAARRICEIAKSEEAEREKFRMRNILNEKAVHNAFAVDMAMGGSSNTVLHMLAIAKEAEVDFNLKDINAISKRVSHIAKISPSLTTVHMEDINKAGGVSAVMHEMSKRGDDILLDNPTVTGESLLERIKDAEILDTEIIHTVDNPYSEVGGLAILYGNLAEQGAVIKTAGITGERVFTGTAVCFDSQDDAIEGILSGKVEAGNVVVIRYEGPKGGPGMQEMLSPTSLIMGMGLGDKVALITDGRFSGATRGASIGHVSPEAAEGGLIGLLKDGDEIHIDVDQYILQANLSDEEIAKRKADFTPLVKPLKSKWLRQYRALVTNASNGAVLEAE; this comes from the coding sequence ATGAGAAGTGACGAGATAAAACAGGGGTACAGCAGAGCACCCCACAGAAGTCTTCTGCGCGCAACCGGCGTGAAAGATGAGGATTTTGACAAACCTTTCATAGGCGTGGCGAACTCTTTCATCGAGATCATTCCGGGACACTTTTTCCTCAACAAAGTTGCAGAGATCATCAAAGAGGAGATCCGTGCGAACGGATGTGTTCCGTTCGAGTTCAATACCATAGGTGTGGATGACGGGATCGCAATGGGCCATGACGGTATGCTCTACTCCCTTCCAAGCCGTGAGATCATCGCCAACTCCATCGAGACAGTAATGAACGCCCACAAGCTGGATGCAATGATCGCCATTCCCAACTGTGACAAGATCGTTCCGGGGATGATCATGGGTGCGCTGCGTGTGGATGTACCTGCTGTCTTTGTTTCCGGAGGCCCGATGGCGGCAGGACACCTGGAAGACGGTACACCCATTGACCTGGCAACCGTATTTGAAGGTGTTGGCGAATTCGAAGCGGGTGAAATCACGGAAGAAAAGCTTACAGAGATCGAATGCAACGCCTGTCCCAGCGGCGGATCCTGTTCGGGGATGTTCACAGCCAACTCCATGAACACGCTGATGGAAGCAATGGGGATCGCCCTGCCCGGAAACGGGACCATCCTTGCCCTGACGCCGGAGAGAACGGAACTGTACAAGAAGGCGGCAAGGCGTATCTGTGAGATCGCCAAGTCCGAAGAGGCGGAACGCGAGAAATTCCGTATGCGCAACATTCTGAATGAAAAAGCGGTACACAACGCCTTCGCGGTCGATATGGCGATGGGCGGTTCTTCCAACACGGTACTGCATATGCTTGCCATTGCCAAAGAAGCGGAAGTGGACTTCAACCTTAAAGATATCAATGCAATCTCCAAGCGTGTTTCACACATCGCCAAGATCTCTCCATCCCTCACTACCGTGCATATGGAGGACATCAACAAAGCTGGCGGCGTGAGTGCAGTCATGCATGAGATGAGCAAACGCGGGGATGACATTCTTCTGGACAATCCGACCGTTACGGGAGAGAGTCTGCTGGAGCGCATCAAAGATGCGGAGATCCTCGATACGGAGATCATTCATACCGTGGACAACCCCTACTCGGAAGTGGGCGGCCTGGCGATACTGTACGGCAACCTTGCCGAGCAGGGAGCGGTCATCAAGACAGCGGGTATTACCGGGGAGAGGGTCTTTACCGGAACAGCGGTCTGTTTCGACTCACAGGACGATGCTATAGAAGGGATTTTGAGCGGAAAGGTCGAAGCGGGTAATGTCGTCGTGATCCGTTATGAGGGTCCCAAAGGCGGACCTGGAATGCAGGAGATGCTCAGTCCTACAAGCCTCATCATGGGTATGGGACTGGGTGACAAAGTGGCGCTCATTACCGACGGAAGGTTCTCAGGTGCTACCAGAGGGGCAAGCATCGGGCATGTAAGTCCTGAAGCGGCCGAAGGCGGGCTTATTGGCCTGCTTAAAGATGGTGACGAGATCCACATCGATGTGGACCAATACATCCTTCAGGCGAACCTGAGCGATGAAGAGATCGCCAAAAGAAAAGCAGATTTCACACCGCTGGTCAAACCACTTAAGAGCAAATGGCTCAGACAGTACAGAGCACTGGTTACCAATGCGAGCAACGGCGCGGTCCTCGAAGCAGAATAA
- the infC gene encoding translation initiation factor IF-3, translating to MSRQNDRNNRGRKKPDSTIMNDAIRASELRVLGDDGEQFGIISRDEALKIAEEKGLDLVLVSPDAKPPVAKVMDYGKHKYQLEKKKKEARKNQKKIEVKEVKFSCKIAENDIAYKVKHAREFLEKGKHVKLRVFLRGREMANPEWGVDVLNRVWPMLEDIAQLESPAKQEGRYINMYVTPLKK from the coding sequence TTGAGTAGACAAAACGACAGAAACAACAGGGGTAGAAAGAAACCTGACAGCACCATCATGAATGATGCTATCAGAGCAAGTGAGCTTAGGGTTCTTGGAGATGACGGCGAACAGTTCGGCATCATTTCCAGAGACGAAGCGTTGAAAATTGCAGAAGAGAAAGGCTTGGACCTGGTACTTGTATCACCGGATGCCAAACCGCCTGTTGCGAAAGTAATGGACTACGGTAAACACAAATACCAGCTGGAAAAGAAGAAAAAAGAGGCAAGAAAGAACCAAAAGAAGATCGAGGTCAAAGAGGTGAAATTCTCCTGCAAGATCGCGGAGAATGACATTGCCTATAAAGTAAAGCATGCACGCGAATTCCTTGAGAAAGGGAAACATGTGAAACTAAGGGTCTTCCTCAGAGGACGTGAAATGGCCAACCCTGAGTGGGGTGTTGATGTGCTTAACCGTGTCTGGCCGATGCTTGAAGATATCGCACAGCTGGAGTCTCCTGCGAAACAGGAAGGGCGCTATATCAACATGTATGTTACGCCGTTAAAGAAGTAA
- the dapF gene encoding diaminopimelate epimerase gives MTVTKYSANGNDFVIFIAQEHADRSELARKLCHRQNGVGADGMVVVLPHRQYDFEWEFYNSDGSKAAMCGNASRAVAHFAHEKGISKGDKAEFLTGAGVIRATINGLYVVSDMVEPKILRDDIDEAGERWWLIDSGVPHLVAVRENIDDFDLVEARRLREKYDANVNICRMEEDTLYVRTYERGVEDETLACGTGMVACFIRLHKEGKVTGQVKVHPKSGDELYVSYENGVYRFGGKVTKTFIAETLI, from the coding sequence ATGACCGTAACCAAATATTCGGCCAATGGCAACGATTTCGTTATTTTCATTGCACAGGAGCACGCCGACCGCTCCGAGCTTGCCCGCAAACTCTGTCACCGACAGAACGGCGTAGGGGCAGATGGGATGGTAGTGGTATTGCCGCACAGACAGTATGATTTTGAGTGGGAGTTCTACAACTCTGACGGTTCCAAAGCGGCCATGTGCGGCAATGCCAGCCGTGCCGTGGCACATTTCGCCCATGAGAAAGGTATCTCCAAGGGCGACAAGGCAGAATTCCTTACCGGAGCAGGGGTCATCCGTGCTACGATCAACGGGCTCTATGTCGTGAGTGACATGGTCGAACCGAAGATCCTCCGTGACGATATTGACGAAGCAGGAGAGCGCTGGTGGCTTATCGACTCGGGTGTACCGCACCTCGTCGCTGTCAGAGAGAATATCGATGATTTCGATCTTGTAGAAGCACGGAGGCTCAGAGAGAAGTATGATGCCAACGTCAACATCTGCCGTATGGAAGAAGATACTCTGTATGTCAGGACCTATGAGCGCGGTGTTGAAGATGAGACACTTGCCTGTGGAACAGGCATGGTCGCCTGTTTCATCCGTCTGCACAAAGAGGGAAAAGTGACCGGACAGGTCAAAGTGCACCCCAAAAGCGGTGATGAACTTTACGTGAGTTATGAGAATGGTGTCTACCGTTTTGGCGGCAAGGTCACCAAAACGTTTATAGCCGAAACACTGATATAG
- a CDS encoding L,D-transpeptidase family protein, with the protein MLKQTRKLLHLLLGTALVSLFLFAGSATAKSEDITFSETASELMINALEPESDKHFLKQLYTQLFYIPIWIKKDKPSRVSQELFDIIRADRSLEKTTDLYQNMLALEEEMHQLYAYPSSIVQKVNWEFKMSQLYEEYANYVLYGSINWGALQARLSNLRVSAITAGWITYKPDNSPLKVAENAILMGSLKKAFAEAEPNKYHYKALRKALDRYIDIKENGGWPHIDLKGVLKPGRSHPSVPTIRERLLITGDYIPCDESEENNRYDKCLKEAVIRFQKRNGLSAKGIIGKNTLKALNKTVEERIAIIKINLDRIKWLHERPDNRHIIINIPDYRLYYEENGELKMTMKVIVGKRKNPTPIFSNRVKSVVLNPYWNVPKSIIQKEMIPKLLRNPHAMAGQGIDIYTGWGSDAKKVSGGSVNWAQYRYSKTVPFRFAQRPGNKNALGRIKFLFPNQFHVYMHDTPTKHLFKRDKRSYSHGCIRLEKPKLMMETIASFNPSLELDKANKILKSKKNTYFSLENTIPIDVVYLTAWVDYDGKLQFRDDVYKYDELMIASVRKW; encoded by the coding sequence ATGCTGAAACAGACACGCAAACTACTTCACCTTCTTTTGGGAACCGCGCTCGTTTCCCTTTTTCTCTTTGCAGGAAGTGCTACGGCAAAATCTGAGGACATCACGTTCAGCGAGACTGCCTCGGAGCTGATGATCAATGCACTGGAGCCGGAATCTGACAAGCACTTTCTCAAGCAGCTCTATACCCAGCTCTTCTACATCCCCATCTGGATCAAAAAGGACAAACCGTCCAGGGTAAGCCAGGAACTGTTCGATATCATCCGTGCGGACAGATCACTGGAGAAGACGACCGATCTCTATCAGAATATGCTTGCGCTTGAAGAGGAGATGCATCAGCTCTATGCCTATCCGAGCAGCATCGTACAGAAGGTCAACTGGGAATTCAAGATGAGCCAGCTCTACGAGGAGTATGCCAACTACGTACTGTACGGAAGCATCAACTGGGGTGCCCTGCAGGCAAGGCTGTCGAACCTTCGCGTATCAGCCATTACCGCCGGCTGGATTACTTACAAACCGGACAACAGTCCTTTGAAGGTCGCAGAGAATGCCATACTTATGGGAAGCTTGAAAAAGGCTTTTGCGGAAGCAGAACCCAATAAATACCACTACAAAGCGCTGCGGAAAGCACTTGACAGATATATCGATATCAAAGAGAACGGCGGCTGGCCCCATATCGACCTCAAGGGCGTACTCAAACCGGGCAGGTCACACCCCTCCGTACCGACCATCAGAGAGCGCCTGCTCATCACCGGAGACTACATCCCCTGTGATGAGAGTGAAGAGAACAACCGCTATGACAAATGTCTTAAGGAGGCGGTCATCCGTTTTCAGAAACGCAACGGGCTTTCTGCCAAGGGCATCATAGGAAAAAATACGCTCAAAGCACTCAACAAGACCGTGGAAGAACGCATCGCCATCATCAAGATCAACCTTGACCGCATCAAATGGCTGCATGAACGGCCTGACAACCGTCATATCATCATCAATATTCCCGATTACAGGCTTTATTATGAAGAGAACGGGGAGTTGAAAATGACCATGAAGGTCATCGTAGGGAAACGAAAGAACCCTACACCGATCTTCTCAAACCGGGTCAAGAGTGTGGTCCTGAACCCCTACTGGAATGTACCAAAAAGTATCATCCAAAAAGAGATGATCCCCAAACTGCTTCGAAATCCCCATGCGATGGCAGGACAGGGAATCGATATCTATACCGGTTGGGGCAGCGACGCAAAGAAGGTCAGCGGGGGCTCCGTCAACTGGGCACAGTACCGTTACAGCAAGACTGTACCTTTCCGCTTTGCCCAGAGACCGGGGAACAAGAATGCCTTGGGGCGTATCAAGTTCCTCTTCCCGAACCAGTTCCATGTCTACATGCACGACACACCGACCAAGCATCTTTTTAAAAGGGATAAACGTTCCTACAGCCATGGGTGTATCCGTCTGGAAAAGCCCAAACTCATGATGGAGACCATTGCCTCTTTCAACCCGAGTCTTGAGCTTGACAAAGCGAACAAGATCCTCAAGAGCAAGAAGAACACCTACTTCTCTCTGGAGAACACCATCCCTATCGATGTGGTCTATCTGACCGCCTGGGTGGACTACGACGGGAAACTGCAGTTCAGGGATGACGTTTACAAGTATGACGAACTGATGATCGCTTCTGTAAGAAAGTGGTGA